The following nucleotide sequence is from Lathamus discolor isolate bLatDis1 chromosome Z, bLatDis1.hap1, whole genome shotgun sequence.
CGTGGGGCAATTGTAGTGGTGGGGGATGTCCTTAAGGTACATGGGGTGCTCCCAATAGAGTGGGGGGCACCTACTAAGAGCTTGGGtctctgggctgtgctggcagggaaTAAGGGCTGGCCCACACCAACTGACCACCCTGTGCATGTGTTTCCCCTCCCTATTCCTTCCCTCATGCAGCAGGAAGGACTTTAACCTCTCCAAATCCCTGCTCTCCACCACAGGTATTTGCCCATCATTAACCATCGTCCTGCAGCCACTGCCTGGCTCTGAGGACTCGGGGTGGGCACTGGACTTGTTAGGAAAAAGCATGTAATAAAACTGATGTCATGAAAACACTGTGTGGACAAAAGGTCGTGGCAAAGCTGCATGGCCCCAAACTGCTGCGTCAGGAGCTGGATGGGTTCACCAGAGTGCATAAAACAAGTGGGCAGAGACATGAATAAACCACAGCAGgcaaaagcagaagctgccCCTGCACTGCTCCTGATCTCTAACATATGATCTCTACTGCAGTTGTGCCACCCATAAGAGGGCCctttttttagaaaacaaaaaaaaccccacagatttGGTTTTAGCTTCTTGTCACCTTTCACCCCACTGAGCTCCTGCAAAGGGAGCCCAGGCTACTCTGTGGCTCCAGGAAGCCCAGGCTCAATCGCAAAAGCTCCAGGTTTGACTACAAGCCCAGCTCACAGCACCCCCAGTTGCCTTACACTTCAGGTCTGTcaggggagctgcagcccctctgcaaGGTGCAGATGCTGTGTCAGCACACAGCAAGCTTGGGAAGGGATAAGATCACTTGTACTGGAGGGGATTTTGCTTCCCTCTGGTCAGGTCTCCAGTATCACACTGGTGTTTCTAACAGCTCCCTCCTGTTTGAACACACTGCCAGCACGGTCAGTTAGACTCTGCTCTTTAATGTGCTATTTCTTTCAACGTTGCCATCCCCAACCTCAAACTCGACGCAGTGCTGCTTTAAGAAGGTCCTGCCACACAGCCCAGCACCACCCCCCTCGTTATCCTGAGGAGTAAGGCCTCAACTGGCAATAAGAACCAACCAAGGGAAGACTCTTGTGGCACTAAGAACCAACCAAGGGAAGACTCGTGGTGCTAAGAACCAACCAAGGGAAGACTTGTGGTGCTAAGAACCAACCAAGGGAAGACTCTTGCAGTGCTAAGAACCAAGGGAAGACTCTTGCGGCCTTCCTAGTGGAAATGGCAGCAATGACAGAGGGCAGCGTAGCTACTGCGGTGGTTTGGGTTGCATCCCTGATGAAATAACAGCATGGAGATGAGAGAAAGGGTTAATCTTTCTCCCCAGCAGGGCTAGAAGCGCTTCATCTGGCGGCGTTCTTGGCGGCGTTGCTTCTTCTCATTTTGTTCCTGACCGGCAGGTGAAGACTCAGCTGTAAACCAGGGCCCCAGGATGTTCACCCACAGCAGGTAGAGAGCACGCCCCGGAGCCTGCAACACACACGTGGCACAAACCTGGTCACACTGGGGCTGCTCCCACTGAGGAAGACAAAGGAGTTGGAGTATCTCTCCAGGGTGGATCACAGGATGCACGGAAATCAAAGGCAGGCATCCAGTATACATGGCCTGACTTCATATGGTTTAAGAACTTGCACACGTATCCGGGACTTAAGTTTCATATAGGGAAAGCCCAGCATCAGATCTGAATTAGCTCCATCTGCTCAAACATTCTGCCTCTCCGtctttcagaaaacacacatttctcTGAATTAAACAAATGTTACCCAGATGGTCTCCAGGGGATAGTCAGGGTCTAGGCTGCCCTCTGCCAGACCAGTTAGAAAGAAACATGTGAGTATGGACTGAAAAGAGATGAGCTTTCTAAGAttcactggcacaggttgcccagagaagctgtggctgctccatccctggcggtgttcaaggccaagctggacagggcttggagtaacctgctctagtggaaggtgttcctgcccatggcaggggttggaactggatgagctttaaggtcacttccaacccaaaccatcctatgattctatgataagattGCCTTATGTACTGTTGTGGGATATAGTCAAAGCAAATCTGGGATTTTTTAACTAACTGGAGATTTTCTGATCTTCCGCAAAAGCAGTTTTAGCTACAGGAACATGGCAAATGTGTCAGGAGTAGAAAGAGTCTGGTGTGTTAAGAGGAAATCAAAGCCTAGAGTGTTTTATCTACCAAGCAACCCGGTGTCCAGCAGTTCCCAGCCTCAGACTGTGCTGGTGAATGACTGAGaaaatcaaagaagaaacacagTCTGTTAGTCACAGTCACAAGAAGGCTCTACACACAAAGATATCTTTGATCTGCCTGTTTCTTGTTGCCCTTTCACAGGACCAAAGAGGAAGGCCAGGGCCAGCAATATCCAGAAGGATCAGGACTTCTTTCCCTTGTATGGCCTCGTTTTTAACAAGATTTGACAGGGAGATTAAGACACTtatcagaaaacagttttggCCTGAAACAGgacactgaaatgaaatggatAAATGTCCCCAGTCTTGAACGCACGGACAATGTAGAGTGAGAAGGACAACCACAGGGGCTTACCAAGAGCCAGAAGTACCAGAGGTAGAGAGAGAAGCAGCTCAGCACTTGGACTATGGCTGTCAGCAGGATCACATCCTTGAGGTGcctaagggaagaaaagcaaaacatgaacCTTCCATTCCAGGCCCTGCTGCACACACAAGCTCCTCTGGCACCAGAGCCTGTCTGTGCTGTCtccagggagcagctctgcctgcccacTGTGGCTCTGCTTGGCCGCACAGGGTAATCCAGAAGAATCAGAGCagtaaacaacaaaaataaatggatcTGATGAGTTAAAGAGCCAGGCTTCCTATGAAAAGGGACatggagaaagctgaggaaTGCAGGGGGGTGGAAATCAGCAACAAAACCACTTCCCCCACAGTATGCAGCAGCAGACAGTGCCTGCTGATTTGACACTTATCATGGCATGAAGCTGAGCTGCTCACAGCTGGCTGCACTGAAGGGAAATATGCATCTTCCCCATGCCATTTCACAGACACTTGGAGTCACCAAAGGGCTAGGTGCTGCATGGACAAGCACACCATGGCCTGCGTGGGGAGCTACAGCAAGATggctccctctcccctcctgctTATCTGACCCTGGGATCTTCCACACCAGCCTGAGGCAGAGCCAAGAGCAGATACGGAGGGGAACAAGCTGCCCACACTTAAACTACTGCTCTCAGGACACCTGACAGCCAGCAGAAGTGAGCAGGTATTAGTTTTTTCAACAGGAGTCATGGGACATATCATGgagggttagaaaacaccaactCTTTCACTCCCATTAAATCATTATCTGCCAGAGCAAGGAACACTTGAGCCAAATCCAAGAATGGGGTCAAGAAGACAAAGGCAAAGTAATCAAATAGCTTGTCTCATTCTGGGCAGCACAGCAAAGTGACCACAAACAGCTGGTTAAGGCTGCGACACCATCATCAGCTCAAGACACTGCAGAATCCACCATCAACAGCTCCATGACCAGACACTGAGGTGCGGAAATCTTGCGCATCACCAGAGGACACAGGGGTGATGGCAGAGCTCCCACAGAAACAGCTCTCTCAGGGACCAGCAAGGTCTCCTTCCTTAATTCCAGAGGAACACAAAAATCTGCTTCAATTACAGACAGCAAGAGGCAACCACCACCAAATCCACAGCAT
It contains:
- the TMEM208 gene encoding transmembrane protein 208 isoform X3; the protein is MAFIFSCVVYGTSYRSMSSMAKPSFTDDGSLADGGIDLNMEQGMAEHLKDVILLTAIVQVLSCFSLYLWYFWLLAPGRALYLLWVNILGPWFTAESSPAGQEQNEKKQRRQERRQMKRF